Proteins from a genomic interval of Corynebacterium deserti GIMN1.010:
- a CDS encoding N-acetylglutamate synthase, CG3035 family produces MTPSLPRFRSHQPKVGDRVVARRRLPGASVHWTDVIGHVIGVNPLVVRPQTVGGMPSTAEEIVIPDEQLEVVKILSPRTIRNSDIRAVEVATAKAFPGLVNEWSDGWLLRAGDGIAERSNSASPLGPSVGFEPVPIAEIERFYASHDLPVRVHIPERIGRPAQKIIDAAPDEWMMGPEIVVMTKGLDELSDAELPGDLEFSVEKQPDQDWLDMYHFRGQALPPQALELLRTQIDGHMGFGRLTTHAGQTVAITRATITAAEERTFLGYSAVEVAPAFRRQGLGTALGARIQSWAATQGAEEAYLQVIAHNEAGIGLYHKLGFSEHHRHRYAQRKY; encoded by the coding sequence ATGACGCCTAGTCTTCCGCGTTTTCGAAGCCATCAGCCAAAGGTGGGCGACCGTGTTGTGGCGCGTCGCCGACTTCCTGGTGCCAGTGTGCATTGGACAGATGTGATTGGGCATGTCATTGGGGTGAATCCGTTGGTGGTTCGTCCGCAGACGGTTGGTGGCATGCCTTCGACGGCGGAGGAGATTGTGATTCCGGATGAGCAGTTGGAGGTGGTGAAGATTTTGTCGCCACGCACGATTCGTAATTCGGATATCCGCGCGGTGGAGGTGGCCACGGCGAAGGCGTTTCCTGGTTTGGTCAATGAGTGGTCCGATGGGTGGTTGCTGCGTGCTGGTGATGGCATTGCGGAACGATCCAATTCGGCGTCGCCACTGGGGCCAAGCGTGGGGTTTGAGCCTGTGCCCATCGCGGAGATTGAGCGTTTTTATGCAAGCCATGATCTCCCGGTGCGGGTGCACATCCCTGAGCGCATTGGCAGGCCTGCGCAGAAGATTATTGATGCTGCTCCTGATGAGTGGATGATGGGTCCGGAAATTGTTGTCATGACAAAAGGCCTTGATGAGCTCAGCGACGCTGAGCTGCCCGGGGACCTGGAGTTTAGCGTCGAAAAGCAGCCGGACCAGGATTGGCTGGACATGTACCATTTCCGCGGCCAGGCGCTGCCCCCGCAGGCGTTGGAACTGTTGCGCACCCAGATTGATGGGCATATGGGTTTTGGGCGGTTGACCACGCACGCTGGGCAAACTGTGGCCATTACCCGGGCTACCATCACGGCCGCTGAGGAGCGGACATTTTTGGGTTATTCAGCGGTCGAGGTAGCGCCTGCTTTTCGACGCCAGGGTCTCGGCACCGCACTCGGTGCGCGGATCCAATCATGGGCGGCAACCCAGGGCGCTGAAGAGGCTTATTTGCAGGTCATTGCCCATAATGAGGCAGGCATTGGGCTGTATCACAAGCTTGGTTTTAGTGAGCATCACCGCCACCGCTACGCGCAACGCAAATACTAG
- a CDS encoding exodeoxyribonuclease III, whose product MRIVNWNVNSARTRVDRMVDFLQRHDVDVLAVQETKCKDEQFPYQRFAEIGYEVAHFGLNQWNGVAIISRVGIENVETHFPAQPGFNKDVTKEQAIEARAIGARCGGVQVWSLYVPNGREIADPHYDYKLRWLFALRNYVLDTLEYRPEEKLVLLGDFNIAPTDSDVWDIAAFEGKTHVTEPERAAFEDLLEAGLTETTPGPGTFTYWDYKGARFLKGEGMRIDFQLASPELAKTATSTFVDVEERGGTGASDHAPVIVDYSL is encoded by the coding sequence ATGCGCATTGTAAATTGGAACGTCAACTCAGCTCGCACTCGTGTGGACCGGATGGTCGACTTTTTGCAACGCCACGATGTTGACGTCCTTGCAGTGCAGGAAACCAAGTGCAAAGACGAGCAATTTCCTTATCAGCGCTTTGCGGAAATCGGCTACGAGGTCGCTCATTTTGGCCTCAACCAGTGGAATGGTGTGGCGATTATTTCCCGCGTGGGCATTGAAAATGTGGAGACCCACTTCCCTGCCCAGCCTGGTTTTAACAAGGATGTGACCAAAGAGCAGGCCATTGAGGCCCGTGCAATTGGTGCGCGCTGCGGCGGTGTCCAAGTGTGGAGCCTCTATGTTCCCAATGGCCGCGAAATCGCCGATCCCCACTATGACTACAAGCTGCGCTGGCTGTTTGCCCTGCGCAACTACGTCCTAGACACGTTGGAATACCGCCCCGAGGAAAAGCTCGTGCTGTTGGGTGACTTCAACATCGCCCCCACCGACAGCGATGTCTGGGACATCGCAGCGTTTGAGGGCAAAACGCATGTCACCGAACCTGAACGCGCAGCTTTTGAAGATCTGCTGGAAGCAGGCCTGACGGAGACCACCCCTGGACCTGGCACATTTACTTACTGGGATTACAAGGGCGCACGCTTCCTCAAAGGCGAAGGCATGCGCATCGACTTCCAGCTCGCCTCCCCAGAACTCGCCAAAACTGCCACCTCTACCTTTGTTGATGTGGAAGAACGCGGAGGCACCGGCGCATCCGACCACGCCCCCGTGATTGTCGACTACTCACTGTAA
- a CDS encoding multidrug ABC transporter permease → MINTLRSEWTKLTTTKSFWWTTALFLIISLGFAAMTGSLATGDSMASLFLFAGNTVTGLYLLGFVVLMIQATMIFTTEFRYGYQSQTFLATPKRWVVALAKWLLYVVLAAALTFVTVLLCFYLAKALASDVASSTLVVWEDKQALAIMWKYPVAAALMVTLCSGVALLVRQTAGAVSLVLMWHFALENLLSFLPKVGESVGKYGPFTNLRSFITEYQTIDPGWSTNTGAVYFAAWAVVLFVAGIIVQERRDA, encoded by the coding sequence ATGATAAATACGCTGCGCTCTGAATGGACCAAGCTGACTACCACCAAATCTTTTTGGTGGACTACTGCGCTGTTTTTGATTATCAGCCTCGGCTTTGCCGCTATGACTGGATCTCTCGCCACTGGTGACAGTATGGCATCGCTATTTCTGTTTGCCGGAAACACCGTCACGGGTCTGTATTTGCTGGGATTTGTCGTGTTGATGATTCAAGCAACCATGATCTTTACTACCGAGTTCAGATACGGCTACCAATCCCAAACGTTTTTGGCCACGCCGAAACGATGGGTCGTTGCCCTGGCAAAGTGGCTGCTCTACGTCGTACTCGCTGCCGCGCTGACGTTTGTCACCGTGCTGTTGTGCTTCTACCTGGCTAAAGCGCTTGCCTCAGATGTGGCAAGTTCCACGCTAGTGGTGTGGGAAGACAAGCAAGCGCTGGCCATCATGTGGAAATACCCCGTGGCTGCTGCGTTGATGGTGACCTTGTGTTCGGGTGTGGCATTGTTGGTTCGCCAAACTGCTGGCGCTGTGTCCTTGGTACTCATGTGGCATTTCGCCTTGGAGAACCTCTTGTCGTTCCTCCCTAAGGTTGGAGAGTCCGTGGGTAAATACGGACCGTTTACCAACTTGAGGTCGTTTATCACCGAGTATCAGACGATCGATCCGGGCTGGTCCACCAACACCGGTGCGGTGTATTTTGCGGCGTGGGCAGTGGTGCTCTTTGTTGCAGGCATCATCGTTCAAGAACGACGCGATGCCTGA
- a CDS encoding Na/Pi symporter, whose translation MSSGFEYVQHPRRTLPPPIPSRKGPAAAFLPGTFHPINPKNIAANHDQVLLSGWGKFVRFLLVIAAIVVIIVGINLILDGVYGFGTFSTSQMYRFATDPLIGVLIGILATAVVQSSTTTTTLAVTAVGTGLVSVPVAIPIIMGANIGTTITGMLVAFSYMGERREFKKAFATAAMHFWFNVILVGFMFVIEQLFHPLRTISGLVAAEVAENSGGTLPTSSFMTKIFDPLVNLIGMTGLIGRINNEGLAAVLCLVVGTVFILVAVRVMSTQIRTITAATATNIMDKVIDPENSLKATVLSNLSSFGLGLLFTLLVTASSVTVASMQPVAVSGRVKPRPVLAVILGANVGTTVTALFATLAIVGDLGEFAVQAALVHILMNVAGAIIVLCIPQLADLIIKLARSTESLVSRSYTIGLITIGVLFIVIPASVLLMYVFF comes from the coding sequence ATGTCCAGCGGATTTGAATATGTTCAACATCCCCGTCGAACTCTTCCCCCGCCAATCCCTTCCCGCAAGGGACCCGCCGCCGCATTTTTGCCCGGCACGTTCCACCCGATTAATCCCAAGAACATCGCAGCAAACCACGATCAGGTTTTACTTTCAGGGTGGGGAAAATTCGTCCGCTTCCTGCTCGTGATTGCTGCCATTGTTGTCATTATCGTCGGTATCAACCTCATCTTGGATGGCGTGTACGGTTTCGGCACGTTCAGTACTTCGCAGATGTACCGATTTGCTACCGATCCCCTCATCGGCGTGCTCATTGGCATTTTGGCTACAGCTGTTGTGCAGTCCTCCACCACGACAACGACGTTGGCCGTGACCGCCGTGGGTACTGGTTTGGTGTCAGTCCCCGTGGCAATTCCCATCATCATGGGCGCCAACATCGGCACCACCATCACTGGGATGCTCGTGGCGTTTTCCTACATGGGTGAACGCAGAGAATTCAAAAAAGCTTTTGCCACTGCTGCAATGCATTTTTGGTTCAACGTCATCTTGGTGGGCTTCATGTTCGTCATCGAGCAGCTCTTCCACCCCCTGCGCACCATCAGTGGCCTTGTTGCTGCAGAAGTGGCAGAAAACTCTGGCGGAACCCTGCCGACTAGTAGTTTCATGACCAAAATCTTTGATCCCTTGGTCAATCTCATTGGTATGACCGGCCTCATTGGACGCATTAACAACGAAGGCCTCGCCGCAGTTCTATGCCTCGTTGTCGGCACCGTGTTCATTCTTGTCGCTGTGCGCGTCATGAGTACCCAGATTCGCACCATCACCGCAGCAACGGCTACCAACATCATGGATAAGGTGATCGACCCAGAAAACAGCCTCAAGGCAACGGTGCTGTCCAATCTCTCGAGCTTCGGCCTTGGCCTGTTGTTCACTCTGCTGGTGACTGCTTCTTCTGTCACTGTGGCTTCCATGCAGCCTGTCGCAGTGTCGGGAAGGGTGAAACCTCGACCCGTTCTCGCCGTCATTTTGGGCGCCAACGTCGGCACCACCGTCACCGCGCTATTCGCCACTTTGGCTATTGTCGGCGACCTCGGCGAATTCGCTGTCCAAGCAGCGCTTGTTCACATCCTCATGAACGTCGCCGGCGCCATCATCGTGTTGTGTATCCCCCAGCTTGCCGACCTCATCATCAAACTTGCACGCAGCACCGAAAGCTTGGTGTCACGAAGCTACACCATTGGCCTAATCACCATCGGTGTTCTCTTCATCGTGATCCCAGCCTCGGTGCTGTTGATGTACGTTTTCTTCTAA
- the cls gene encoding cardiolipin synthase, translated as MSFEINLETWQTIGLIIDYSIKILAIGYVPEGRRPSSSTAWLLAILLLPYVGLPLFLLMGSPYINRRRHRIQQEVNDLIENVHDDVPDIPEGMQVSREVESVIKLNRRLTRMPAVTGNNLGMYPDYHASLQRMTQAIDEAKEYIHVEIYIMAWDECTQPFFDALRRAHQRGVTVRLLFDHVGSWKYPGYRRLKKELNSIGFAWYLMLPLQPWRLRFRRPDLRNHRKMLIIDGQTGFIGSQNLIAPNYLQRKNIRVGREWMDLMVEMSGPIVSSMEMIFAGDWYVESNEALDIRDHEEAHGYIENTSRDSQTNLVQLIPSGPGYTTEPNLRMFNSIVHHAKERLILCSPYFIPDESLLEAVTSACYRGVRVELLVSQQADQFAIDHAQSSYYQALLEAGVKIYQFPKPTVLHTKYVLADPDSPDNEPLGVVGSSNLDIRSFGLNYEISMMIAKGNLIQELNELTATYREKCIKLTLEKWNERSWGRRYVDNLMRLTSALQ; from the coding sequence ATGAGCTTTGAGATCAATCTGGAAACGTGGCAAACCATTGGCCTGATCATTGATTACTCCATCAAGATCCTGGCCATCGGTTACGTTCCTGAAGGCCGCCGCCCAAGCTCATCAACCGCCTGGCTTCTTGCAATTTTGCTGCTTCCCTACGTGGGCCTGCCGCTGTTCTTGCTCATGGGTTCGCCGTACATCAATAGACGTCGCCACCGCATCCAGCAGGAAGTCAACGATCTCATCGAAAACGTCCACGACGACGTCCCCGATATTCCTGAGGGCATGCAAGTTTCCCGCGAGGTGGAATCGGTAATCAAGCTTAACCGCCGCCTCACCCGCATGCCCGCGGTCACCGGCAACAACCTGGGCATGTACCCGGATTACCACGCATCCCTCCAGCGCATGACCCAAGCCATCGACGAGGCCAAAGAGTACATCCACGTCGAGATCTACATCATGGCTTGGGACGAATGCACCCAACCATTTTTTGACGCTTTACGACGCGCCCACCAGCGCGGCGTCACCGTGCGCCTGCTATTTGACCACGTGGGTTCCTGGAAATACCCCGGCTACCGCCGGTTGAAAAAAGAACTCAACAGCATAGGTTTTGCCTGGTACCTCATGCTTCCCCTTCAACCCTGGCGCCTGCGTTTCCGTCGCCCCGACCTGCGAAACCACCGCAAGATGCTCATCATCGACGGTCAAACCGGGTTCATCGGCTCCCAAAACCTCATCGCGCCGAACTACCTGCAGAGGAAAAACATCCGTGTCGGCCGCGAATGGATGGACCTCATGGTGGAAATGTCCGGCCCCATTGTCTCCTCCATGGAAATGATCTTCGCGGGCGACTGGTATGTGGAATCCAATGAAGCCCTAGACATCCGGGACCACGAAGAGGCCCACGGATACATCGAAAACACCTCGCGGGATTCTCAAACCAACTTGGTGCAGCTCATCCCTTCTGGCCCTGGTTACACCACAGAACCCAACCTGCGGATGTTCAACTCGATCGTGCACCACGCCAAAGAGCGCCTGATTTTATGCAGCCCCTACTTCATCCCCGATGAATCCCTCTTGGAAGCTGTCACCTCTGCCTGCTACCGCGGTGTGCGCGTGGAATTGTTGGTCTCTCAGCAGGCTGATCAATTTGCCATCGATCACGCCCAATCCTCCTACTACCAGGCATTACTAGAGGCTGGTGTGAAAATCTATCAATTCCCCAAGCCGACAGTCTTGCACACCAAGTATGTGCTTGCCGATCCCGACTCCCCTGACAATGAACCCCTCGGTGTCGTTGGTTCCTCCAACTTAGATATCCGCAGCTTCGGCCTGAACTATGAGATCTCCATGATGATCGCCAAAGGCAACCTCATCCAGGAACTCAATGAACTCACTGCTACTTATCGGGAAAAGTGCATCAAGCTCACGCTGGAAAAGTGGAATGAGCGTAGCTGGGGACGCCGTTATGTGGACAACCTGATGCGCCTGACGTCAGCGCTCCAATAA
- a CDS encoding multidrug effflux MFS transporter produces the protein MANKQQLGTGLILALALLSASSALSTDMYLPAMPGIAQDLSTTAPMVQLTLSGFMVGMAFGQLIIGPLSDQFGRKNLLVGGAVAALIASVLCASAPSISVLVAARVVQGIGGGACMVIARAIVPDLARGQAAAQAFALLMIIQGVAPVAAPLVGGLLVGPFGWRGTFWALALINLVQLAVSVFVIKESRPKEERVGAGLGGMLANYLFVLRNKQFVAYTFTLALSFGAMFSYISASPFVLQDELGIPVLMYSIVFGVNACGLIIGGVVNRRLLQKHHPHHIMRTVQFSFATFCALLLVEVLFIHWVPLFLVLLFLIVSHIPMIMANSTALGTEVVRQRAGSGSAILGFTQFTMAALVSPLVGLGDNKALTMAIAMVVCALAAILCSYVAGKQGIPKMG, from the coding sequence ATGGCGAACAAACAACAACTTGGTACAGGATTAATTCTGGCGCTGGCGCTGTTGTCGGCAAGTTCGGCACTCTCTACGGATATGTATCTGCCTGCGATGCCAGGAATTGCCCAAGATCTGTCGACGACTGCCCCGATGGTGCAGCTCACGTTGTCGGGATTCATGGTGGGCATGGCGTTTGGCCAGTTGATTATTGGCCCACTTTCAGATCAGTTCGGCAGGAAGAACCTGTTGGTCGGTGGCGCAGTGGCCGCGCTGATTGCCAGTGTGTTGTGTGCGTCGGCGCCGTCGATAAGCGTGTTGGTGGCAGCACGTGTAGTCCAAGGCATTGGCGGTGGCGCATGCATGGTGATTGCGCGTGCGATTGTGCCAGATTTGGCACGTGGACAGGCGGCGGCGCAGGCGTTTGCGCTGCTGATGATCATCCAAGGCGTTGCTCCGGTGGCGGCGCCGCTGGTAGGTGGTCTGCTCGTGGGGCCGTTTGGTTGGCGCGGAACCTTCTGGGCGCTGGCGCTGATTAATCTCGTGCAGCTGGCGGTCTCGGTGTTTGTGATTAAGGAGTCGAGGCCCAAGGAAGAGCGCGTCGGTGCGGGACTTGGTGGGATGCTTGCGAATTATCTATTTGTGCTGCGCAATAAGCAATTCGTTGCCTACACGTTCACACTGGCGCTGTCCTTTGGCGCAATGTTTTCTTATATTTCGGCGTCGCCCTTTGTATTGCAGGATGAGCTGGGCATTCCGGTGCTGATGTATTCAATTGTTTTCGGCGTGAATGCGTGTGGTCTGATCATCGGTGGCGTGGTTAATCGTCGTTTACTACAAAAGCATCATCCGCACCACATCATGCGGACCGTGCAGTTTAGTTTTGCCACATTTTGCGCATTGTTGCTGGTTGAGGTGCTGTTTATCCACTGGGTACCGCTGTTTTTGGTGCTGCTATTCCTTATTGTGTCGCACATTCCAATGATCATGGCCAATTCCACCGCGCTGGGAACAGAAGTGGTGCGCCAGCGCGCCGGGTCAGGCTCTGCGATTTTGGGCTTTACCCAGTTCACCATGGCTGCCTTAGTAAGCCCGCTTGTGGGACTTGGCGACAACAAAGCGCTGACCATGGCCATTGCGATGGTCGTGTGTGCGCTAGCAGCGATTCTCTGCTCCTATGTGGCAGGCAAGCAGGGGATTCCGAAAATGGGTTAG